Below is a genomic region from Azoarcus sp. KH32C.
CAATCGGTGAGCTTGACCAGATCACCCGAGGCAAGCGCGGCACCGACGAATGCCCCGACCGAGGCACCGCAGACGACGTGCGGCTCGATTCCTTCCTGGGCGAGCACCCGCAGGACACCCAGGTGAGCCCAGCCCCGCGCTGCGCCGCTCCCCAAGGCAATCCCGATCGTCGGGCCTGTCGTGGCGGGCGGGTGCGGGGCTGACTCGAACATGTCAGGCGATCAGTCGACTCATGAGCTTATCGGCTCGGCATACAGGTCGTGGACGTCGCAGTCCGTGATCCTGACTCGCGCGAACTCCCCGGGTTCGAGGTGTTCGCCGTTCGGGATGATGACCAGGCCGTCGATCTCGGGGGCATCAGCCGGCGAGCGCGCGATCGCGCCCTCTTCGTCGATTTCGTCGACGAGCACCGTCACCTCGCGGTCGATCCAGCGCTCGAGCCGCTGCGTGGAAATGTCTTCCTGGAACTCCATCAGACGCAAGCGGCGCTCCTCGCGGACTTCATCCGGAACCGGATCGGCGAGCTGATTGGCTTCCGCCCCCTCGACCGGCGAATAGGCGAACGCACCGACGCGATCGAGCTGAGCCTCTTCGAGGAAGTTGAGCAGCATCTCGAAATCTTCGTCTGTCTCGCCCGGGAAGCCGGTGATGAAGGTCGAGCGGATCGTCAGGTCCGGGCAGATGCAGCGCCATTTGCGCACACGCTCGAGCACATTCTCGGCGTTGGCAGGCCGCTTCATCGCTTTGAGGATGCGCGGGCTGGCGTGCTGGAAGGGGACGTCGAGGTAAGGCAGGATCTTGCCTTCGGCCATCAGCGGGATCAGCTCGTCGACGCTCGGATAGGGATACACGTAGTGCATCCGCACCCAGACGCCGAGCTCACCCAGCGCCTTCGCGAGGTCGTACAGGCGCGTCTTGAGCGGGCGGCCGTTCCAGAAGCCAGTCCGGTACTTGGTGTCGACGCCGTAGGCACTGGTGTCCTGCGAGACGATCAGCAGTTCCTTCACGCCGGCATCGACCAGCGCTTCGGCCTCGCGCATCACTTCGTGAATCGGACGCGAGACGAGGTCGCCACGCATCGACGGAATGATGCAGAAGGTGCAGCGGTGATTGCAGCCCTCGGAAATCTTGAGATAGGCGTAATGCCCCGGCGTCAGCCGGATCCCCTGAGGCGGCACGAGGTCGGTGAACGGGTCGTGCGGCTTGGGCAGGTGCTGATGCACGGCCTTCATCACGGCATCGGTCGCGTGCGGGCCGGTGACGGCGAGCACCTGAGGATGCGCGGCGAGGACGACGTCGTCCTTGGCTCCGAGGCAGCCCGTGACAATCACCTTGCCGTTCTCGGCGAGCGCCTCGCCAATTGCGTCGAGCGACTCTTCGACCGCGGCATCGATGAAGCCGCAGGTATTTACGACCACGAGGTCTGCGTCGTCGTAGCTGCCGGAGATATCGTAGCCCTCGGCGCGCAGGCGCGTGAGGATGTGTTCGGAATCGACTGTCGCCTTCGGACAGCCAAGGGAAACGAAGCCGACACGCGGCACGTCGAGTTTTTTCGTCGGGGTCATGCTCTCTACTGCGATACGCGCGGCACCCGGTCAGGCCCGCGCGCCGTCTTATTTCTGGTTGGAACGACCAGTCTTGGTCGTCGAAGCTGCATCGCCCTTCTCCGTGGCCTGACCCGAAGAGGACGACGTGCCACCACCCTGAGGTTCCCGGGCGGCGGGGCTGTAGTTGGGGAACTGGAAGCCAGTGAACATGTTACGCGTCTGATTCTCGATCTGCTCCTGCATCTGCGAGAACATTTTCTTGCTCTGGTCGACGTAGGTTCCCATCACGCTCTGCAGCGCCGGTCCCTGGAAATTCAGGAACTGGGCCCAGAGGTCCTGGCTGACCGTGCTGTTCTCGCCGTAGATCGCCTTCGACTGCTCCTGCAGCTTGGCCTGCATTTCGGTGAATGCCTTGATGTTGTTTTCAAGGTACTTGCCCATCATGCCCTGCGTGGCATTGCCGTAGAACCGGATCATGTGGGCCAGCAGATCGCTGGTGAACATCGGGGCGCCGCCGGCTTCCTCTTCGAGGATGATCTGAAGCAGGATGCTGCGGGTCAGGTCCTCACCGGTCTTCGCATCGACGACCTGGAATTCCTCGCGGCTCAATACCAACTCCTTCACATCGGCCAGCGTGATGTAGGAACTCGTGCGGGTGTCGTAAAGACGACGGTTGGGATACTTCTTGATAAGACGTGCCTGGTCAACCATCACTACCTCTCCTCGGC
It encodes:
- the rimO gene encoding 30S ribosomal protein S12 methylthiotransferase RimO, with protein sequence MTPTKKLDVPRVGFVSLGCPKATVDSEHILTRLRAEGYDISGSYDDADLVVVNTCGFIDAAVEESLDAIGEALAENGKVIVTGCLGAKDDVVLAAHPQVLAVTGPHATDAVMKAVHQHLPKPHDPFTDLVPPQGIRLTPGHYAYLKISEGCNHRCTFCIIPSMRGDLVSRPIHEVMREAEALVDAGVKELLIVSQDTSAYGVDTKYRTGFWNGRPLKTRLYDLAKALGELGVWVRMHYVYPYPSVDELIPLMAEGKILPYLDVPFQHASPRILKAMKRPANAENVLERVRKWRCICPDLTIRSTFITGFPGETDEDFEMLLNFLEEAQLDRVGAFAYSPVEGAEANQLADPVPDEVREERRLRLMEFQEDISTQRLERWIDREVTVLVDEIDEEGAIARSPADAPEIDGLVIIPNGEHLEPGEFARVRITDCDVHDLYAEPISS
- the phaR gene encoding polyhydroxyalkanoate synthesis repressor PhaR; translated protein: MVDQARLIKKYPNRRLYDTRTSSYITLADVKELVLSREEFQVVDAKTGEDLTRSILLQIILEEEAGGAPMFTSDLLAHMIRFYGNATQGMMGKYLENNIKAFTEMQAKLQEQSKAIYGENSTVSQDLWAQFLNFQGPALQSVMGTYVDQSKKMFSQMQEQIENQTRNMFTGFQFPNYSPAAREPQGGGTSSSSGQATEKGDAASTTKTGRSNQK